Proteins from a genomic interval of Aquabacterium sp. J223:
- a CDS encoding feruloyl-CoA synthase, with protein sequence MDTRARRLSLAEPELAVERRRDGSMVLRSPQPLGLPERCVGDWLTRWAAATPDRVFLAERRDGAWFELPYARALDEVRRLAQGLLDQGLGPDAPLMVLSDNSVEHALIALAAMHVGVPVVPVSPAYSLSSSDHAKLRQVAELIAPGLVYADGARFAPALAALRRPVADVTVLRRRPPTTAVDEAHARVGPDTVAKVLLTSGSTGTPKGVINTQRMLTTNQQQARQVWPFVLEQPPVLVDWLPWNHTFGGNFNLHLVLANGGTFYIDGGKPVPGLIDHTLANLREVAPTMYFNVPRGFDLLLPVLEQDEALRRRFFSRCGFLLYAGAALPEHLWRRLAAMAKAERGEDVLLASSWGSTETAPLVVAVHAPVAEPGIVGLPVPGCELKLVPSAGKLEARVRGPQVTPGYWRRDDLSAAAFDDEGFYRMGDALRFADAGQPARGLVFDGRIAEDFKLRTGTWVHVGALRTRLLAAADPLVQDAVIAGHDRDEVGALLFLNPARVDGLSPTQVHDHLARALTRLNAGGGSSVRIARARVLAEPPRIALGEITDKGYLNQRAVLQHRADDVTRLYDDADADLIRPAASD encoded by the coding sequence TTGGACACCCGCGCACGCCGTCTTTCGCTGGCAGAGCCCGAACTGGCCGTGGAGCGCCGGCGCGACGGCTCGATGGTGCTGCGCTCACCGCAGCCGCTGGGCCTCCCGGAGCGCTGCGTCGGCGACTGGCTGACCCGCTGGGCGGCCGCGACGCCCGACCGCGTCTTCCTGGCCGAACGGCGCGACGGCGCCTGGTTCGAACTGCCCTACGCCCGGGCACTCGACGAGGTGCGCCGGCTGGCGCAGGGCCTGCTGGACCAGGGCCTGGGGCCCGACGCCCCGTTGATGGTGCTGTCGGACAACAGCGTCGAGCACGCGCTGATCGCGCTGGCCGCCATGCACGTCGGCGTGCCGGTGGTGCCGGTGTCGCCGGCCTACTCGCTGTCGAGCAGCGACCACGCCAAGCTGCGGCAGGTCGCCGAGCTCATCGCCCCCGGCCTGGTGTACGCCGACGGCGCGCGCTTCGCGCCGGCGTTGGCGGCCCTGCGGCGCCCGGTGGCCGACGTCACCGTGCTGCGGCGGCGGCCGCCCACGACGGCCGTCGACGAGGCGCACGCCCGGGTCGGGCCGGACACGGTGGCCAAGGTGCTGCTCACCTCCGGCTCCACCGGCACGCCGAAGGGCGTGATCAACACCCAGCGCATGCTGACCACCAACCAGCAGCAGGCCCGGCAGGTCTGGCCCTTCGTGCTGGAACAGCCGCCGGTGCTGGTCGACTGGCTGCCCTGGAACCACACCTTCGGCGGCAACTTCAACCTCCACCTGGTGCTGGCCAACGGCGGCACCTTCTACATCGACGGCGGCAAGCCGGTGCCCGGCCTCATCGACCACACCCTGGCCAACCTGCGCGAGGTGGCGCCGACGATGTACTTCAACGTGCCCCGCGGCTTCGACCTGCTGCTGCCCGTGCTGGAGCAGGACGAGGCGCTGCGCCGGCGGTTCTTCTCCCGTTGCGGCTTCCTGCTCTACGCCGGCGCCGCCCTGCCCGAGCACCTGTGGCGGCGCCTCGCCGCCATGGCCAAGGCCGAGCGCGGCGAGGACGTGCTGCTGGCCTCCTCCTGGGGCTCGACGGAGACCGCGCCGCTGGTGGTGGCGGTGCACGCGCCGGTGGCCGAACCCGGCATCGTCGGCCTGCCGGTGCCCGGCTGCGAGCTGAAGCTGGTGCCGTCCGCCGGCAAGCTGGAGGCACGCGTGCGCGGGCCGCAGGTCACGCCGGGCTACTGGCGACGTGACGACCTCAGCGCGGCCGCCTTCGACGACGAAGGTTTCTACCGCATGGGCGACGCGCTGCGCTTCGCCGATGCCGGCCAGCCCGCGCGCGGGCTGGTGTTCGACGGCCGCATCGCCGAGGACTTCAAGCTGCGCACCGGCACCTGGGTGCACGTGGGGGCGCTGCGCACGCGGCTGCTGGCCGCCGCCGACCCGCTGGTGCAGGACGCGGTGATCGCCGGGCATGACCGGGACGAAGTCGGCGCCCTGCTCTTCCTGAACCCCGCGCGGGTGGACGGCCTGTCGCCGACGCAGGTGCACGACCACCTGGCCCGGGCGCTGACCCGGCTGAACGCCGGCGGCGGCAGTTCGGTGCGCATCGCCCGCGCACGGGTGCTCGCCGAGCCGCCCCGCATCGCCCTCGGCGAGATCACCGACAAGGGCTACCTCAACCAGCGCGCCGTGCTGCAGCACCGCGCCGACGACGTGACCCGCCTCTACGACGACGCCGACGCCGACCTCATCCGGCCCGCGGCGTCCGACTGA
- a CDS encoding aromatic ring-hydroxylating dioxygenase subunit alpha yields the protein MTTYLRNTWYIAAWDDEVAPGATLARRLLDEPIVFYRDGDGRPQALANRCPHRFAPLHLSRVVDGRLQCRYHGLEFDGSGACVRNPQGDGAIPRSARVKSYPVVERHGALWIWMGEPARADPERIPDFSSMDPAKRIVGRDYLNARANYMLEVDNILDLSHIEFLHDSSLGSDAVKSAETSVEQVGHTVYSKRLTRNERLTEALERQYGIAPGTLLDRWLDTRWDAPGNMELWVGQAPAGSPDPRAVGKRVPFQHLFTPETATTTHYFFATSYPLRMGEEGQRRAQADIRFLRAPFETEDLPMLEAQQSAMGDAEFWSLKPVLLPGDAAGVRARRVLEGLIRAEQAAAATTPSPATTAAATRPA from the coding sequence ATGACCACCTACCTGCGCAACACCTGGTACATCGCCGCCTGGGACGACGAGGTCGCCCCCGGGGCGACCCTCGCCCGGCGCCTGCTCGACGAGCCGATCGTCTTCTACCGCGATGGCGACGGCCGGCCCCAGGCGCTCGCCAATCGCTGCCCGCACCGCTTCGCGCCGCTGCACCTCTCGCGGGTCGTCGACGGCCGCCTGCAGTGCCGCTACCACGGGCTGGAGTTCGACGGCAGCGGCGCCTGCGTGCGCAACCCGCAGGGCGACGGTGCCATCCCGCGCAGCGCCAGGGTGAAGTCCTACCCGGTGGTCGAGCGCCACGGCGCGCTGTGGATCTGGATGGGCGAGCCGGCGCGGGCCGATCCGGAGCGCATCCCCGACTTCAGCAGCATGGACCCGGCCAAGCGCATCGTCGGCCGCGACTACCTGAACGCGCGCGCGAACTACATGCTCGAGGTCGACAACATCCTCGACCTCAGCCACATCGAGTTCCTGCACGACTCCAGCCTGGGCAGCGACGCGGTCAAGTCGGCCGAAACCTCCGTCGAACAGGTCGGCCACACCGTCTACTCCAAGCGGCTGACGCGCAACGAGCGCCTGACCGAGGCGCTGGAGCGGCAGTACGGCATCGCGCCGGGCACGCTGCTCGACCGCTGGCTGGACACCCGCTGGGACGCGCCGGGCAACATGGAGCTGTGGGTCGGCCAGGCGCCGGCCGGCAGCCCGGACCCGCGCGCCGTGGGCAAGCGGGTGCCGTTCCAGCACCTGTTCACCCCGGAGACCGCCACCACCACCCACTACTTCTTCGCCACCAGCTACCCGCTGCGCATGGGCGAGGAGGGCCAGCGGCGTGCACAGGCCGACATCCGCTTCCTGCGCGCGCCCTTCGAGACGGAGGACCTGCCGATGCTCGAGGCCCAGCAGTCGGCCATGGGCGACGCCGAATTCTGGTCGCTCAAGCCGGTGCTGCTGCCGGGCGACGCGGCCGGCGTGCGCGCCCGCCGGGTGCTCGAAGGCCTGATCAGGGCCGAGCAGGCCGCCGCGGCGACCACCCCCTCCCCCGCGACCACGGCCGCCGCCACGCGGCCCGCCTGA
- a CDS encoding Bug family tripartite tricarboxylate transporter substrate binding protein: MNRRRHIVLAGLGLAGLPLAGTALAQGKPMRIVVGFPAGGSSDALARLLAEALRTRIDAPVLVENRAGAGGRLGIEAVKAAEADGSVMLITPNPMITMYPHLYKRLAYDPQKDLVPVGRLATFPLFIGVGPSVPASVKNIKDLMQWFKANPDKAFYGTPGPGSTPHFIGMMLGKAAGVPLTHAAYKGDAPAIQDLLGGQIAMSVNTPAAQLPHVPGGRLRVLATTGAQRSPQLPDVPTLVESGFNIVTRDWFGAFVPAATPAPVVQRLQAQVREALNTKEVQDGLAKLQLQANFAPPQEFARLIREDTEQWGPVIRESGFTPDD, translated from the coding sequence ATGAACCGCCGCCGTCACATCGTGCTCGCAGGCCTCGGCCTCGCGGGCCTGCCGCTCGCCGGCACCGCCCTGGCCCAGGGCAAGCCCATGCGCATCGTCGTCGGCTTCCCGGCCGGCGGCTCGTCGGACGCTCTGGCGCGCCTGCTGGCGGAAGCGCTGCGCACCCGCATCGACGCGCCGGTGCTGGTGGAGAACCGCGCCGGCGCGGGCGGGCGGCTGGGCATCGAGGCGGTCAAGGCGGCGGAGGCCGACGGCAGCGTCATGCTGATCACGCCGAACCCGATGATCACCATGTACCCCCACCTCTACAAGCGGCTGGCGTACGACCCGCAGAAGGACCTGGTGCCGGTGGGGCGCCTGGCCACCTTCCCGCTGTTCATCGGCGTCGGCCCCAGCGTGCCGGCCTCGGTGAAGAACATCAAGGACCTGATGCAGTGGTTCAAGGCCAACCCCGACAAGGCGTTCTACGGCACGCCCGGCCCGGGCAGCACGCCGCACTTCATCGGCATGATGCTGGGCAAGGCCGCCGGCGTGCCGCTCACGCACGCCGCCTACAAGGGCGACGCGCCGGCCATCCAGGACCTGCTCGGCGGCCAGATCGCGATGAGCGTGAACACCCCGGCCGCGCAGCTGCCGCACGTGCCCGGCGGTCGGCTGCGGGTGCTCGCGACGACCGGTGCCCAACGGTCGCCGCAACTGCCGGACGTGCCGACGCTGGTCGAGTCCGGCTTCAACATCGTCACGCGCGACTGGTTCGGCGCCTTCGTGCCCGCCGCCACGCCGGCGCCGGTGGTGCAGCGGCTGCAGGCCCAGGTCCGAGAGGCGTTGAACACGAAGGAGGTGCAGGACGGCCTGGCCAAGCTGCAGCTGCAAGCCAACTTCGCGCCGCCGCAGGAGTTCGCCCGCCTGATCCGCGAGGACACCGAACAATGGGGCCCGGTGATCCGCGAGTCCGGCTTCACGCCGGACGACTGA